In one window of Paenarthrobacter nicotinovorans DNA:
- a CDS encoding cytochrome c oxidase assembly protein, whose product MPPLELLGSAWRIDWAAVAMISTFGVLYGLGIRAATRNGHRWPLWRAAAFYGPGLGSMAVLCCGFTGVYSADLRWAFTLKVSLLLFVVPLLLGLGRPITLARAALPDTGTAVLNAVLAHRVVRFFSNSLAAPLIGLALFSTFLTPAFHALRADPLAETLLTVCIPLLGLLMALPIIEEADFQRSSAYITLEFVFVFIELLADAVPGILLRLNGQVLDHVMTTQAMAGWFPDPLRDQQLAGDVLWFICEIVDLPLIILMFIRFSRSDKREARGFDELTDAQLEELNAQHLNRR is encoded by the coding sequence GTGCCGCCACTTGAACTCCTTGGCAGTGCCTGGCGAATCGACTGGGCAGCCGTCGCAATGATCAGCACGTTTGGCGTGCTCTACGGCCTGGGGATCAGGGCCGCCACCAGGAACGGCCATAGATGGCCCCTCTGGCGGGCGGCTGCGTTCTACGGTCCCGGCCTGGGATCCATGGCTGTCCTTTGCTGCGGATTCACCGGGGTCTACAGTGCCGATCTTCGCTGGGCATTTACCCTCAAAGTCTCCTTGCTCCTTTTTGTCGTCCCACTGTTGCTGGGGCTGGGCCGGCCGATCACGCTGGCCCGTGCGGCACTGCCAGACACGGGCACAGCGGTGCTGAACGCAGTGCTGGCCCACCGCGTTGTGCGCTTCTTCAGCAACTCGCTGGCCGCCCCGCTGATCGGATTGGCGCTTTTCTCCACCTTCCTGACACCGGCCTTCCATGCGCTGCGTGCCGATCCGTTGGCCGAAACCCTGCTGACCGTCTGCATTCCCTTGCTGGGCCTCCTGATGGCCCTGCCCATCATCGAAGAAGCGGATTTCCAGCGCTCCAGCGCGTACATCACCCTGGAGTTCGTGTTCGTTTTCATTGAGCTTCTGGCAGATGCCGTGCCGGGTATCCTGCTGCGTCTCAACGGCCAGGTCCTGGACCACGTCATGACAACCCAGGCCATGGCGGGGTGGTTCCCGGACCCGCTACGCGACCAGCAACTGGCGGGGGATGTCCTCTGGTTCATCTGCGAAATCGTCGATCTGCCACTTATCATCCTCATGTTCATCCGTTTCTCCAGGAGCGACAAACGTGAGGCGCGCGGTTTCGATGAACTGACGGACGCGCAACTGGAGGAGCTGAACGCGCAGCACCTGAACCGGCGCTGA
- the gatC gene encoding Asp-tRNA(Asn)/Glu-tRNA(Gln) amidotransferase subunit GatC, producing MAAINRDDVAHLARLAHIEMSAEELDRMAVELAVIVDSVKSVSEAAGDDVPATSHPIPLTNVFREDVVGHTFTAEQALSGAPDAFENRFKVPAILDED from the coding sequence ATGGCTGCGATCAACCGTGACGACGTCGCGCATCTTGCGCGTCTGGCTCACATTGAAATGAGTGCCGAAGAACTGGACAGGATGGCTGTTGAGCTTGCTGTCATCGTGGATTCGGTAAAGAGCGTGAGCGAGGCTGCCGGGGACGATGTTCCGGCGACATCGCACCCGATTCCGTTGACCAACGTGTTCCGTGAGGACGTCGTGGGTCACACATTCACGGCCGAACAGGCGCTGTCCGGCGCTCCGGATGCTTTCGAGAACCGTTTCAAGGTCCCGGCAATCCTGGATGAGGACTAA
- the gatA gene encoding Asp-tRNA(Asn)/Glu-tRNA(Gln) amidotransferase subunit GatA yields the protein MTELKNELIRHSAADLAAKLAAREVSAVEVTQAHLDRIADVDGQVNAFLHVNSEEALAVAADVDAARAAGGAAAEELHALAGVPIAVKDLIVTIGQPTTAGSKILEGWHSPYDATVVKKLRAARMPILGKTNLDEFAMGSSTEHSAFGPTRNPWDLDRIPGGSGGGSAAAVAAFEAPLALGTDTGGSIRQPGAVTGTVGVKPTYGAVSRYGAIAMASSLDQIGPVSRTVLDSALLQEVIGGHDPFDSTSLTDPFNNLVAAARVGNVAGMRIGIVKELHGEGYQAGVENRFNESLQILKDAGAEIVEVSCPNLKYALGAYYLIMPSEVSSNLAKFDGVRFGLRVLPKDGPMTIERVMGATRAAGFGDEVKRRIILGTYALSAGYYDAYYGSAQKVRTLIQRDFDAAFAQADVLISPTAPTTAFKLGEKLDDPLAMYLNDVATIPANLAGIPGLSLPGGLADEDGLPVGIQLLAPAREDARLYRVGAVLESILEEKWGGPILAQAPELKSAALGATSNTAGGSN from the coding sequence ATGACTGAGCTGAAGAACGAACTCATCCGCCACTCCGCTGCCGACCTCGCAGCCAAGCTGGCCGCCCGCGAAGTTTCCGCCGTCGAGGTGACGCAGGCGCACCTCGACCGCATTGCCGACGTCGACGGTCAGGTTAATGCGTTCCTGCACGTTAACAGCGAAGAGGCTTTGGCCGTTGCCGCCGACGTCGACGCTGCCCGCGCTGCCGGCGGTGCCGCTGCCGAGGAACTGCACGCCCTTGCCGGCGTGCCGATCGCGGTCAAGGACCTCATTGTCACCATTGGCCAGCCGACCACCGCTGGTTCGAAGATCCTTGAGGGCTGGCACAGCCCGTATGACGCCACTGTGGTGAAGAAGCTTCGCGCGGCCAGGATGCCCATCCTGGGCAAGACCAACCTGGATGAGTTCGCCATGGGTTCCTCCACGGAGCACTCTGCGTTCGGACCCACCCGCAACCCGTGGGACCTGGACCGCATCCCCGGCGGTTCGGGCGGTGGCTCCGCGGCCGCCGTCGCCGCTTTCGAAGCGCCCCTGGCGCTCGGCACGGACACCGGTGGTTCTATCCGCCAGCCCGGTGCCGTCACTGGAACCGTCGGCGTCAAGCCCACCTACGGCGCTGTTTCCCGCTACGGTGCCATCGCCATGGCGTCCTCGCTGGACCAGATCGGCCCGGTGTCCCGTACCGTGCTTGACTCGGCCCTGCTCCAGGAAGTCATTGGCGGTCACGACCCCTTCGACTCCACGTCCCTGACCGATCCGTTCAACAACCTGGTTGCCGCCGCCCGCGTGGGCAACGTCGCCGGGATGAGGATCGGCATCGTCAAAGAGCTGCACGGCGAGGGCTACCAGGCCGGCGTCGAGAACCGTTTCAACGAGTCGCTCCAGATCCTCAAGGACGCCGGTGCGGAAATCGTCGAGGTTTCCTGCCCCAACCTGAAGTACGCCCTGGGTGCCTACTACCTGATCATGCCGTCCGAGGTCTCCAGCAACCTGGCCAAGTTCGACGGCGTCCGCTTCGGCTTGCGAGTCCTGCCCAAGGACGGTCCGATGACCATCGAACGCGTGATGGGTGCCACCAGGGCTGCCGGCTTCGGCGATGAGGTCAAGCGCCGCATCATCCTGGGAACCTATGCGCTGAGCGCCGGTTACTACGACGCCTACTACGGTTCCGCGCAGAAGGTCCGCACCCTGATCCAGCGTGACTTCGACGCCGCTTTTGCCCAGGCCGATGTCCTGATCTCCCCGACGGCGCCCACCACGGCGTTCAAGCTGGGGGAGAAGCTTGATGATCCCTTGGCCATGTACCTGAACGACGTCGCCACGATTCCCGCGAACCTCGCCGGTATCCCCGGCCTGTCCCTGCCGGGTGGCCTGGCTGATGAGGACGGCCTGCCCGTCGGCATCCAGCTGCTGGCTCCGGCCCGCGAAGATGCCCGTCTGTACCGCGTGGGTGCGGTCCTCGAGTCCATCCTTGAAGAGAAGTGGGGCGGCCCGATTCTGGCGCAGGCGCCGGAACTGAAAAGTGCTGCCCTTGGCGCAACGTCCAACACCGCCGGAGGTTCCAACTAA
- the gatB gene encoding Asp-tRNA(Asn)/Glu-tRNA(Gln) amidotransferase subunit GatB, which translates to MSVDATLSFEEAMEKYDPVLGFEVHVELNTKTKMFSSAPNVFGDEPNTNVNEVDLGMPGVLPVVNKAAVESSIKIGLALNCKIAESCRFARKNYFYPDTPKNFQTSQYDEPIAYDGYLDIELEDGTVFRVEIERAHMEEDAGKLTHMGGAAGRIQGADYSLVDYNRSGVPLVEIVTKPIEGAGSRAPELAKAYVAAVREIVKNLGVSDAKMERGNVRCDANVSLRPHGRERFGIRSETKNVNSLRAVEHAVRYEIQRHAAVLESGEPVIQETRHWHEDTRSTTSGRPKSDADDYRYFPEPDLVPVVASREWVEELRATLPEPPAERRKRLKEAWGYSDLEFRDVVNAGVMDSIEETIAAGASADVARKWWMGEIVGRAKVADVDPSELGVTPQVIVELNKLVEGGKINNKMATQVLDGVLAGEGTPAEIVEKRGLAVVSDDGPLLEAIDAALAAQPDVAEKIRGGKIQAIGAIVGGVMKATRGQADAGRVRELILEKLGVEG; encoded by the coding sequence ATGTCCGTCGACGCAACCCTGAGCTTCGAAGAAGCCATGGAGAAGTACGATCCCGTCCTGGGGTTCGAGGTCCACGTGGAACTCAACACCAAGACCAAGATGTTCTCCTCGGCACCCAACGTCTTCGGTGACGAGCCGAACACCAACGTCAACGAAGTTGACCTCGGCATGCCCGGCGTTCTTCCGGTGGTCAACAAGGCCGCTGTGGAGTCCTCCATCAAAATCGGCCTTGCCCTGAACTGCAAAATCGCCGAGTCCTGCCGCTTCGCCCGGAAGAACTACTTCTACCCGGACACCCCCAAGAACTTCCAGACCTCGCAGTACGATGAGCCGATCGCCTATGACGGTTACCTCGACATCGAGCTGGAGGACGGCACGGTCTTCCGCGTGGAGATCGAACGCGCCCACATGGAAGAGGACGCCGGCAAGCTGACCCACATGGGTGGCGCTGCGGGCCGTATCCAGGGAGCCGACTACTCCTTGGTGGACTACAACCGCTCCGGTGTGCCGCTGGTGGAAATCGTCACCAAGCCGATCGAGGGTGCCGGCAGCCGCGCCCCTGAACTGGCCAAGGCCTACGTCGCGGCCGTCCGCGAGATCGTGAAGAACCTCGGCGTCTCCGATGCCAAGATGGAGCGCGGCAACGTCCGTTGCGATGCCAACGTCTCGCTGCGGCCGCATGGCCGTGAACGCTTCGGCATCCGTTCGGAAACCAAGAACGTCAACTCCCTGCGCGCCGTCGAGCACGCCGTACGTTATGAAATCCAGCGCCACGCCGCGGTCCTTGAGTCCGGTGAACCGGTCATCCAGGAGACGCGCCACTGGCACGAGGACACGCGTTCGACGACGTCGGGCCGGCCCAAGTCCGACGCTGACGATTACCGCTACTTCCCGGAGCCGGACCTGGTTCCCGTCGTCGCTTCCCGCGAGTGGGTTGAGGAATTGCGCGCCACCCTTCCCGAGCCGCCTGCTGAGCGTCGCAAGCGCCTCAAGGAAGCCTGGGGCTACTCGGATCTGGAGTTCCGCGATGTCGTGAACGCCGGGGTCATGGACTCGATCGAGGAAACCATTGCCGCCGGCGCATCTGCCGATGTTGCCCGCAAGTGGTGGATGGGTGAGATCGTCGGCCGCGCCAAGGTGGCCGACGTCGATCCTTCCGAGCTCGGCGTCACGCCGCAGGTCATCGTCGAGCTGAACAAGCTCGTCGAGGGCGGCAAGATCAACAACAAGATGGCCACGCAGGTCCTGGACGGCGTCCTTGCCGGCGAAGGAACTCCGGCGGAGATCGTTGAAAAGCGCGGCTTGGCGGTCGTGTCCGACGACGGTCCCCTCCTGGAAGCCATCGACGCCGCCCTGGCGGCACAGCCTGACGTCGCGGAGAAGATCCGTGGTGGCAAGATCCAGGCCATCGGCGCGATTGTTGGCGGCGTCATGAAGGCCACCCGTGGCCAGGCAGACGCAGGCCGTGTCCGCGAGCTGATCCTGGAGAAGCTCGGCGTCGAGGGCTAG
- a CDS encoding DUF5666 domain-containing protein, with protein sequence MATLKPGLRKALRAGGIAVTLTCAGGAAVWAGTQSPSGTQGPSATPSSSASAKPSQAAPSQAARGQAIHGEHVVKQPDGSYRTVLTQAGTIDSVSGSDITVKSEDGFTQGYAITTDTRIAKIPADVSQLRNGNGNGNGNGKSKPALPSVTAAELKAGDKVHISGIKDGGTVTATKIVAGELPAGIKGGHGLMGGHGLMGGHRGHGPRQATELRS encoded by the coding sequence ATGGCCACTCTCAAACCGGGCCTTCGGAAGGCCCTTCGTGCCGGCGGAATCGCTGTCACCTTGACCTGCGCCGGAGGCGCTGCCGTGTGGGCCGGCACTCAGAGCCCTTCAGGGACGCAGGGACCTTCAGCCACGCCAAGTTCCTCTGCTTCCGCCAAGCCTTCCCAGGCGGCCCCATCCCAGGCGGCCCGGGGCCAGGCCATTCATGGCGAACACGTCGTCAAGCAGCCGGACGGGAGCTACCGCACCGTCCTCACCCAGGCCGGAACCATTGATTCGGTGAGTGGCTCCGACATCACGGTGAAGAGCGAAGACGGCTTCACCCAGGGGTATGCGATCACCACCGACACAAGGATCGCCAAGATTCCCGCCGACGTGTCGCAGCTCCGCAACGGCAATGGCAACGGCAATGGCAACGGCAAGAGCAAGCCTGCATTGCCGTCGGTGACGGCTGCCGAGCTGAAAGCCGGTGACAAGGTCCACATCAGCGGCATCAAGGACGGCGGCACCGTGACCGCAACAAAGATCGTCGCCGGTGAGCTGCCGGCCGGCATCAAGGGTGGGCACGGCCTCATGGGTGGGCACGGCCTCATGGGCGGGCACCGCGGGCACGGACCCAGGCAGGCTACAGAGCTACGGTCCTGA
- a CDS encoding formylglycine-generating enzyme family protein: MADCCAPGPGARDHSTPKLSLPLSQASGGTGADTGVGISGHGKPSTPAATGGDVQILAGTFAMGDPFGEGYEADGESPVHQVRLPAFRISATTVTNQEFAAFIDATGYRTESEIFGTSAVFHLAVKADRKDILNSVGNVPWWLNVRGADWAHPAGPLSHWSEAADHPVTHVSHNDALAYCGWAGRRLPTEAEWEYAARGGLSGQRYPWGNELHSDAPGQAAHHCNIWQGDFPARNDLDDGYLTTAPARSFAPNGYGLYQTSGNVWEWCSDWFLPKYYKTCLAQGTVENPQGPTIGRGKVMRGGSYLCHDSYCNRYRLAARSSNTPDSASANLGFRTVAL; encoded by the coding sequence GTGGCAGATTGTTGTGCCCCGGGCCCGGGTGCCAGGGATCATTCGACGCCCAAGCTGTCTTTGCCCCTGTCCCAGGCGAGTGGCGGCACCGGCGCGGACACCGGCGTCGGGATATCCGGGCATGGGAAGCCTTCCACCCCCGCGGCCACGGGCGGCGACGTCCAGATTTTGGCGGGGACTTTCGCCATGGGCGACCCGTTCGGAGAAGGCTATGAGGCCGACGGCGAGTCCCCGGTGCACCAGGTTCGGCTTCCTGCTTTCAGGATCAGCGCCACAACCGTCACCAACCAGGAATTCGCGGCATTCATCGATGCCACCGGATACCGCACCGAGTCGGAGATCTTCGGGACATCGGCCGTGTTCCACTTGGCTGTCAAAGCGGACAGGAAGGACATACTCAACAGCGTCGGAAACGTCCCGTGGTGGCTGAATGTCCGCGGAGCCGACTGGGCCCACCCTGCCGGTCCGCTTTCCCACTGGAGCGAAGCAGCGGACCACCCGGTGACCCATGTGTCGCACAACGATGCCCTCGCCTACTGCGGATGGGCCGGCCGCCGGCTGCCCACCGAAGCCGAATGGGAGTACGCAGCCCGCGGAGGACTGTCCGGGCAGCGCTACCCCTGGGGCAACGAACTGCACAGTGACGCGCCGGGACAGGCGGCCCACCATTGCAACATCTGGCAAGGCGACTTCCCGGCCCGCAACGACCTCGACGACGGCTATCTCACCACAGCCCCCGCGCGGTCCTTTGCCCCCAACGGCTACGGTCTCTACCAAACCAGCGGGAACGTGTGGGAATGGTGCAGCGACTGGTTCCTGCCCAAGTACTACAAAACGTGCCTGGCACAAGGAACGGTGGAGAACCCGCAAGGGCCTACCATCGGCCGGGGCAAGGTGATGCGGGGCGGCTCGTACCTCTGCCACGACTCCTATTGCAACCGCTACCGCCTGGCCGCACGAAGCTCAAACACACCGGACTCGGCCAGCGCGAACCTCGGCTTCAGGACCGTAGCTCTGTAG
- a CDS encoding ABC transporter permease: MNSTTEQAPALPEARRVPARAGGKTAGAGAKKRKRNKVPQQSFRSRLRRDKQMLLMMVPGVLFLLLFFYIPILGNVIAFQDYQPYLGIGDSLWVGWQNFVDLFGNPDFIHAFWNTLYLAAWQLVFLFPVPLVLALIVDSLVSTRVRKVFQSIAYLPHFLSWVLVIAFFQQMLGGAGFVNNLLRDWGMEPIPFMTNPETFPVMVVVQMIWKDAGWAMIIFLAALASIDASLYEAAAADGAGRWRRMWHITLPGLRPVIVLLLILRIGDILSVGFEQFILQRDAVGAGAAEVLDTFTYYTGVVGGGWSSGAAAGLAKGVVSALLIYGANKLAHRFGEDGIFAKQAR; the protein is encoded by the coding sequence ATGAACTCGACGACGGAACAGGCTCCGGCATTGCCCGAAGCTCGCCGAGTCCCCGCCCGGGCAGGTGGAAAGACCGCCGGAGCCGGTGCGAAGAAGCGGAAAAGAAACAAGGTCCCGCAGCAGAGCTTCCGGTCCCGGCTGAGGCGGGACAAACAGATGCTGCTCATGATGGTCCCGGGAGTGCTCTTCCTTCTGCTCTTCTTCTACATCCCCATCCTTGGCAACGTCATCGCCTTCCAGGACTACCAGCCATACCTCGGCATCGGTGACAGCCTCTGGGTCGGCTGGCAGAACTTCGTGGACCTGTTCGGCAACCCCGACTTCATCCACGCCTTCTGGAACACCCTGTACCTGGCGGCCTGGCAGTTGGTCTTCCTCTTCCCGGTGCCGCTGGTACTGGCCCTGATTGTGGATTCGCTCGTTAGCACGCGGGTCCGGAAGGTTTTCCAAAGCATCGCGTACCTCCCGCACTTCCTGTCCTGGGTACTGGTTATCGCGTTCTTCCAGCAGATGCTGGGCGGGGCCGGCTTCGTCAACAACCTGCTCCGTGACTGGGGCATGGAGCCCATTCCCTTCATGACCAACCCGGAGACCTTCCCCGTGATGGTCGTGGTCCAGATGATCTGGAAGGACGCCGGCTGGGCAATGATCATCTTCCTCGCAGCCCTGGCCAGCATCGATGCCTCGCTGTATGAAGCCGCCGCCGCCGACGGTGCCGGCAGGTGGCGGAGGATGTGGCACATTACCCTCCCCGGCCTGCGCCCCGTGATCGTGCTGCTCCTCATCCTGCGCATCGGCGACATCCTCTCGGTCGGATTCGAGCAGTTCATCCTGCAACGGGACGCCGTCGGAGCCGGCGCGGCCGAGGTCCTGGACACCTTCACCTACTACACCGGCGTAGTGGGTGGCGGGTGGAGCTCGGGTGCTGCTGCCGGCTTGGCCAAGGGCGTTGTCAGTGCCCTGCTGATCTACGGAGCCAACAAACTTGCCCACCGCTTTGGCGAAGACGGAATCTTCGCAAAACAAGCGCGCTGA
- a CDS encoding carbohydrate ABC transporter permease, with product MATPLFSKKPRELTYNPKRPVWKEKPSALYQTVKAVVLVVFSLSILTPILLVVSTSLADTEQLVKAGGFVLWPERPTLEAYATIFKGPMVLQSLGVSVLITAVGTILALFVTITMAYATSRSVLFGRPVILAVLFTLLFAPGLIPSFLMIRQLGLLDSLWSLILPGIFGAFNFVVMRSFFMNIPGELIESARIDGANDWQILWRIVMPLSKAVIAVVGLFYAVGFWNSFFNALLYINDHSKWPIQLLLRNFVVQGSGAADQLGITTTPPPQSIQMAVVVVALVPILMVYPFLQKHFAKGVITGAVKG from the coding sequence ATGGCAACACCATTGTTTAGCAAGAAACCCCGGGAACTGACGTACAACCCCAAGCGCCCGGTGTGGAAAGAAAAGCCATCTGCGCTGTACCAAACGGTCAAGGCAGTGGTCCTGGTCGTGTTCAGCTTGTCCATCCTCACTCCCATCCTGCTGGTGGTCTCAACGTCCCTGGCCGATACGGAGCAGTTGGTCAAGGCAGGAGGCTTCGTCTTGTGGCCTGAACGCCCCACGCTGGAGGCCTACGCCACCATCTTCAAGGGCCCCATGGTCCTGCAATCCCTTGGGGTCAGCGTGCTGATCACCGCGGTCGGCACCATTCTGGCGCTGTTCGTGACCATCACCATGGCCTATGCCACCAGCCGTTCGGTCCTCTTCGGCAGGCCCGTCATCCTGGCAGTGCTCTTCACGCTGCTCTTCGCACCGGGACTGATCCCGTCGTTCCTGATGATCCGTCAACTCGGACTGCTGGACTCCCTGTGGTCGCTGATCCTTCCAGGCATCTTTGGAGCCTTCAACTTTGTGGTGATGCGCTCGTTCTTCATGAACATTCCGGGTGAACTGATCGAAAGTGCCAGGATCGACGGCGCCAACGACTGGCAAATCCTGTGGCGCATCGTGATGCCGCTCTCCAAAGCCGTGATCGCCGTCGTCGGCCTCTTTTACGCGGTGGGCTTCTGGAACTCATTCTTCAACGCACTCCTCTACATCAACGACCACAGCAAATGGCCAATCCAGCTGTTGCTCCGCAACTTCGTGGTCCAAGGGAGCGGGGCGGCCGACCAGCTCGGCATCACTACAACCCCTCCGCCGCAGTCCATCCAAATGGCAGTGGTGGTCGTAGCCCTGGTTCCCATCCTGATGGTCTACCCGTTCCTCCAAAAGCACTTTGCCAAGGGCGTCATCACCGGCGCCGTCAAGGGCTAA
- a CDS encoding type 2 periplasmic-binding domain-containing protein, with amino-acid sequence MTSTSSQAGFSRRGFLGLAGLAVTAAGLSACGGGGAGGNGGAAASASVKLPTYKEFTGVTPDIAGNAKGLQSGYFKLPTAVQSVKTPPLKGKVTGLTETFDTMSPGLKDNPFWQRLNTKLGGDLELQIAEDIGDGYPAKFATVLASNDLPDMMWVPPNQGIPNVGPMLEAKFQDLTPYLSGDAVLEYPNLAALKPDSWKTAVVNGKIWGAPIPSTPFGQVYVGNHDVWSKVGGFEAANADEFLDKAKELTRPGDQQYALEPAYINALHMVTEWFGAPNSWAVNKDRTLTHLYETDEYLAGVEFTAKMFAAGVFYPDSKATDIRSRVANGSVAAQVVVGPHDIRSYRALNKDVQFDILIPFSADGKVKPVYDMGYGTVGFTPFKKADEGRIRELLALINYLSAPFGTVEYMQKNFGELGQDYTIDAAGNPVRTETGTTNAPGLVSALNIMSSPENVIFNPGFDDDTRYVSQQEEKLLEFAWRNPTNGSYSDTNAKVGAKITKQLRDKVVDIITGRAKIDELKDAVKRWKSEGGDKMRDEYQAALDPNAPVFRS; translated from the coding sequence ATGACGAGCACTTCCTCACAGGCTGGATTCAGCCGCCGCGGTTTCCTTGGCCTAGCGGGCCTGGCCGTGACCGCAGCAGGATTGTCCGCCTGCGGTGGCGGCGGAGCCGGCGGCAACGGAGGCGCCGCTGCCTCCGCTTCGGTCAAGTTGCCCACCTACAAGGAATTCACCGGCGTCACCCCGGACATCGCCGGCAACGCCAAGGGCCTGCAGTCCGGTTACTTCAAGCTGCCCACAGCCGTGCAGTCCGTGAAGACGCCGCCGCTCAAGGGCAAGGTCACCGGCTTGACCGAAACCTTCGACACCATGAGCCCCGGTCTGAAGGACAATCCTTTCTGGCAGCGGCTCAACACCAAGCTCGGCGGCGACCTGGAACTGCAGATCGCCGAAGACATCGGAGACGGCTACCCTGCGAAGTTCGCTACCGTCCTAGCCAGCAATGATCTCCCGGACATGATGTGGGTTCCGCCGAACCAGGGCATTCCCAACGTCGGCCCCATGCTTGAAGCCAAGTTCCAGGACCTGACGCCGTACCTCTCCGGCGACGCCGTCCTCGAGTACCCCAACCTGGCCGCACTGAAGCCCGATTCCTGGAAGACCGCCGTCGTGAACGGCAAGATCTGGGGAGCGCCCATCCCGAGCACCCCGTTCGGACAGGTATACGTAGGCAATCACGATGTCTGGTCGAAAGTGGGCGGCTTTGAAGCGGCCAATGCCGATGAATTCCTGGACAAAGCCAAGGAATTGACACGTCCGGGGGACCAGCAATACGCCCTGGAACCGGCCTACATCAACGCCCTCCACATGGTGACTGAGTGGTTCGGCGCCCCGAACAGCTGGGCGGTCAACAAGGACCGCACCCTGACGCACCTGTACGAGACCGACGAATACCTGGCCGGCGTCGAGTTCACCGCCAAAATGTTCGCAGCAGGTGTCTTCTACCCGGACTCCAAGGCCACTGATATCCGTTCCCGCGTGGCCAACGGCAGCGTGGCGGCGCAGGTTGTCGTGGGTCCACACGACATCCGCAGCTACCGTGCGCTGAACAAGGACGTACAGTTCGACATCCTGATCCCCTTCAGCGCCGACGGCAAGGTCAAGCCTGTCTATGACATGGGCTATGGCACGGTTGGATTCACCCCGTTCAAGAAGGCCGACGAAGGCAGGATCCGCGAACTGCTGGCACTCATCAACTACCTGTCGGCACCCTTCGGCACCGTCGAGTACATGCAGAAGAACTTCGGCGAGCTCGGCCAGGACTACACCATCGATGCCGCCGGCAACCCGGTCCGCACGGAAACCGGGACCACCAACGCACCCGGCCTGGTGTCGGCGTTGAACATCATGTCCAGCCCGGAAAACGTCATCTTCAACCCCGGATTCGACGACGACACCCGCTACGTCAGCCAGCAGGAGGAGAAACTCCTCGAGTTCGCTTGGCGCAACCCCACCAACGGTTCCTACTCGGACACCAACGCCAAGGTGGGTGCCAAGATCACCAAGCAGCTGCGCGACAAAGTGGTGGACATCATCACAGGCCGGGCGAAGATCGACGAGCTCAAGGACGCGGTCAAGCGCTGGAAGAGCGAAGGCGGGGACAAGATGCGCGATGAGTACCAGGCCGCGTTGGACCCCAACGCGCCAGTCTTCCGAAGCTAG
- a CDS encoding LacI family DNA-binding transcriptional regulator, giving the protein MAKASSTGVRPTIRMVAELAGVSTATVSYVLSGRRGDGGPGVSDPTAEKVKAAAERLGYRPNQAARAIRTGRTNTVILSLTMLSDPWSLSVIEAVQKAAVPLGITPMILGDADWVKVLGTHNADAVFVDAVRENQRDDLRKLAERGTTLVVFDEVLEADGFDVIRSIAGPGCRMAVEHLLHGHRQIACLTPAMAAGTSGGSRYRAYSEALASAGIPERQDYVGLFDGTTASAYAAATRLLSLPDRPTAIYATTDYAAVSAINAAQRLGLGVGVDVDIIGVGNTVEGERMSPSLSTVGPVDFFDKLARRLLKRAASHGEHDEPAVLDFPWHLFVRESAPHRSTATRLY; this is encoded by the coding sequence ATGGCAAAAGCGAGCAGCACCGGAGTAAGGCCCACCATTCGAATGGTGGCCGAACTGGCCGGCGTCTCCACCGCCACGGTGTCCTATGTGTTGTCAGGGCGGCGCGGTGACGGCGGACCAGGCGTTTCGGATCCGACGGCGGAAAAGGTCAAGGCTGCTGCCGAGCGGCTCGGCTACCGCCCCAACCAGGCGGCCCGGGCCATCCGGACGGGCCGCACGAACACCGTGATCCTGTCGCTGACCATGCTCTCCGATCCTTGGTCGTTGTCCGTCATCGAAGCCGTGCAGAAGGCCGCGGTCCCGCTGGGAATCACGCCGATGATCCTCGGCGATGCTGACTGGGTCAAAGTACTCGGCACGCACAACGCAGACGCGGTGTTCGTCGATGCTGTCCGCGAGAACCAGCGCGATGACCTGCGCAAACTCGCGGAACGCGGGACCACCCTGGTGGTTTTCGACGAGGTTCTGGAAGCGGACGGCTTCGATGTCATCCGTTCCATTGCCGGCCCCGGCTGCCGGATGGCCGTGGAGCACCTGCTCCACGGCCACCGGCAGATCGCTTGCCTGACTCCGGCAATGGCGGCGGGCACCTCCGGCGGATCGCGGTACCGGGCCTACTCGGAAGCCTTGGCCTCGGCCGGCATCCCGGAGCGGCAGGACTATGTGGGGCTCTTCGATGGGACCACAGCCAGTGCCTATGCCGCTGCCACCCGGCTCCTCAGCCTGCCGGACCGTCCCACCGCCATCTACGCCACCACGGACTACGCGGCGGTCAGTGCCATCAATGCAGCACAGCGCCTGGGGCTCGGGGTCGGCGTGGATGTGGACATCATCGGTGTCGGCAACACAGTGGAGGGTGAGCGGATGTCGCCCTCGCTCAGCACCGTTGGTCCCGTGGACTTCTTCGACAAGCTCGCCCGGCGGCTCTTGAAGCGTGCTGCCAGCCACGGCGAACACGACGAGCCCGCCGTCCTCGACTTCCCCTGGCATCTGTTCGTCCGCGAATCGGCGCCCCACCGCAGCACCGCCACCAGACTTTACTAA